The genomic region TAATCATGTACAGCGAGAGCCCCTATATTCCCTGAGGAGAGATGAGACTCAAGAACCCTATCTAAATCTATATCTGAAAGGACATCTGAATTATGGACAAGAAAGGTACTATCGCTGAGAAATCCCTCTGCATTCTTTAATGCCCCACCTGTACCGAGAATAGTTTCTTCATGAAAGAATTCAATCCTCTCGATAAAGGTGGATTTACGAATCCATTCCTCGATTTCATTCTTTTTATGATGGAGGTTTATTCCGATTTTATTTACAGGCAGCGAAGACACCTTTTCAAGGAGCATCTGAAGAACAGGCTTACCGAGAACAGGCATAAGGGGTTTAGGGATATAGTCTGTGATAGGACGGAGTCTTTCACCAAGACCTGCAGATAGTATGAATACATTAACCCTGTTCATTTATATATTAAATACCTTCTTCTTATCTTCTGGTATTCTTGCCTCTGTTCCTCCCACCATTTCTCCATCCTGTTAAGATCCTCTCCCCTTTCAATATCTCTTCTTAGTCTGTCGGTTCCTGAGAGGATGTCTATAGGCATTTTCTCTGTCTCATACTCATAGGGAGGCTGTCTCCAGATAATTTTCTCTGGATAAAGGTCATGAACAGCCTTCAGAACTGCTACACCTATTTTAAATGATTTGAATCTATCCCTGTTAGTGACATGGATCTGGGCGCCTCCACATATCTCACCTGCATGTTTCTGGAAGGTGGGCTGAAAATATAGAGGTCTGAAAACTACACCTAAAAGCCTAAAGGCGTTAAGACTCCTTGCAAACCTTTCAGGGTCTATGAATGGAGCACCAAAGATCTCGAAAGGACGAGTGGTACCCCTTCCTTCACTGAGGCATGTGCCTTCCAGAAGGCACATGCCTGGATAAACAGTAGCTGTATCAAGAGTTGGTATATTCGGAGAAGGCATAACCCACGGAAGGCCTGTCTCATCAAACCACATTTTCCTATTCCATCCCTCCATAGAAATTACATAAAAGTCAAGAGTTGGATAGAATTCATTCCTTAAATAGCTACCTATCTCGCCAATCGTCATGCCGTGGCGGACAGGTAAGGGTTTTCGTCCTACAAAAGAGGTAAAAGCCGCCTCCAAAACAGGTCCTTCTGTGATAGTTCCTCCTATGGGATTCGGTCTGTCAAGGATTACTATGGACTTAGTCATCTCCATGCATGCCTCCATGCAGAGGTCCATCGTCCATATAAATGTATAATAGCGTGAACCAATATCTTGAAGATCAACAACGATTACATCGATATCTTTTAACATTGAAGGTTCTGGTTTTCTTGTATGGCTATAAAGGCTGTATACGGGAAGGCCTGTCCTGAAATCTTGAAATCCCCTCCATTCAACCATGTTATCCTGTGTCTCTCCATGGATTCCGTGCTGGGGACCAAAGATTGCCTTAAGTTCAAAGTTTCTGGATTTTATGAAGAGATTTACAGCGTGCTCAAACCTGTTGTTAATTGAGGCTGGATGTACAAGGAGTCCTACCCTTGATACTTTTAACCTCTTTGGCCAGGCTTTCTCAAACAGATTAAGTCCGATTCTTATATCAGGATGTCTCTTCAATTATATAACTTATCTCAACATCTGTATTATCATAATAACATTTTTAACAATTGTTTTCATCTTTCACAATCCTCACCATCCTTGACTAATTTTTTTGAAACTGTTATTTTTTAAAATAAGGTGTTTTTCACGTTATCAAAGATTATCGGGTGGCTTATATATCCTCTGAGTATCACATTCATACTTCTTTTAATCGCTCTATTGGGGCTACTTAGAAAAAAGAGGAAAACTTCTCGTATATTTCTCATATCAGCAATATCTATTTTATATCTCTTCAGTATCAAACCAATAGCTTCGTTTCTTTTATATCCTCTTGAAAATATGCACATCAATCCCTCAGACCAGTATCCAAAAGCTGATGCTATTGTTGTGCTATCACCTGGAATAAGATACAGCAAATATCCTTCCATGGAGGTAGAACTTGATTTTGGTAGTAACAGAATACTCAAAGCAGTAAGATTATTCAAAGATGGTGCAGCCCCATTGATATTGATGTCAGGTGGAAGTGGTGAACTCTTTAGCCAGCGAAAAGCCGATGCCCATGCCATGAAATCTCTGGCTATTGAATTTGGTGTTCCTGAAAACAGGATACTGGTAGAGACACAATCAAGAAATACTTATGAAAACGCCCTCTATTCAAAAGAGATACTTAAAGATATGGGGGTAAAAACTATCATACTTGTCACCTCTGCATTTCATATGCCAAGGGCTGTCGCTGTATTTAAGAAGATTGGTATAGAACCTATTCCGGCTGTAACAGATTTCCAGTCGCCACGAAAAGAATTTGATATATTCTGCATTGTTCCCGATGCCTCTAACCTGAACCGTTCTTCTCTTGCAATCAAGGAATATGCAGGCTTGCTTATATACAGATTGAAGGGGTGGCTGTAGAGATGTCATTGCGAGGGGACTTAGTCCCCGAAGCAATCTCATCGTTTAGGGATTGCTTCGCCTTTGGCTCGCAATGACAATGCATAATCTGGGTTAAATATCATAATAAAGGAAGAACTCATATGGATGCGGTCGCAGTCTCAGGGCATCCACTTCTCTGGTTCTTTTGTAGTTCAGCCATGTCTCTATTACATCATCAGTAAATACATCGCCCTTCATGAGATAATCATGATCCTTTTCGAGACAATTGAGTGCTTCCTCGAGTGAACCAGGAAGGCTTGGAACATTAGCCAGTTCCTCCGGACCAAGTTCATATATATCCTTATCAAGTGGCTCTCCAGGATCGATCTTGTTCTCTACGCCATCAAGTCCTGCCATAAGCATTGCTGCGAATGCAAGATAGGGATTGCATGAAGGATCAGGGAATCTCACCTCTACCCTCTTAGCCTTTGGACTTGGTGAATACATCGGGATACGAACCCCCGCAGACCTGTTCCTGCTTGAATAGGCAAGGTTTATCGGAGCCTCATAGCCAGGAACAAGCCTCTTATAAGAGTTGGTTGTTGGGGCAACGAAGGCAGCAAGAGAAGGTGCATGCTTGAGTATTCCACCTATGTAATAAAGCGCCAGCTGAGATAGTCCCGCATAACCATCTCCAGCAAAGAGTGGCTTACCATTTTTCCAGAGACTCTGATGGGTATGCATACCTGAGCCATTATCCGCGAAAAGAGGTTTTGGCATAAGTGTTACAGTCTTACCGTGTCTCTGTGCCACATTCTTGATGATATACTTATACATCATCAACTGATCTGCCATCTTCACCAAGGGCTCAAATCTCATGTCTATCTCTGCCTGTCCTGCTGTTGCAACCTCATGGTGCTGACATTCAACAACTATCCCGACCTTTTCCATCTCAAGAACCATCTCTGTGCGGATATCCTGTAGTTTATCCATCGGTGGAACGGGGAAATACCCTTCTTTGTGTCTTGGTTTATATCCAAGATTTGGATTTTCTTCTTTTCCTGAGTTCCATATCCCCTCAACAGAATCTATGAAGTAGTAGCCATTATTAGCAGTCTGGTCAAAACGCACATCATCGAATATAAAAAATTCTGCTTCAGGACCAAAGTATGCGGTATCCGCAATCTTTGTTGACTTCATGTATGCCTCTGCCTTCTGTGCTACAAAACGAGGGTCTCTTGTATACTGTTCTCTTGTGATTGGATCAACTACACTACATATAAGACTGAGTGTGGGGTGTTTTGTAAATGGATCCATTATTGCTGTTGTCGGGTCAGGGATTACCAGCATGTCACTCATGTGGATAGCCTGCCAGCCCCTTATAGAAGAGCCATCGAATCCCAATCCGTTCTCAAATGCATCCTCTGTAAGCTCACTTATAGGCACTGAGAAATGCTGCCATAGTCCTGGAAAATCCATAAACTTCAAATCAATCATCACTGCATTATTCTTTTTTGCAAATTCAATTACCTCTTTTGGTGTCATTCTTCTTCTTTCCCTCCTATTTTTGATATGAAATGTTTCTTATCTATTTAAGGTATTTTCTTTACTTCTTACTTCTTACTTCTTACTTCTGTAGTTATATCGCCTCTTCCCCCCTTTCACCTGTTCTTATTCTAATTACATCTTCCACTGGTGTGACAAAGACCTTTCCATCACCGATGCGTCCTGTCTTAGCTTTTTCGATAATCGTATTTACCGCTTTCTCTGCATGACTGTCAGAGACAACAACTTCTATCTTGACCTTCGGCAGGAATACTACCTCATACTCAGCACCTCTGTAAAGCTCTGTATGACCTTTTTGTCTCCCGAATCCCTTTACTTCGGTAACAGTCATCCCCTGAATACCAATATCATTCAAAGCGTCTTTTACCTCATCGAGTTTAAATGGCTTTATAATAGCCTCTATCTTTCTCATCTCACCTGACCTCCAGATTCAATTTTATAACCTGTAACCAGTAATTTACAATCACTTTCTTATTTCCCTTCCCTTACCGATGGACCACCTCCAACACCAAGGTTATATCCACTTTCCCCATGAAGGGTAAGATCAAGACCTGTCACTTCATCCTCTTCGCTTACCCTCAATCCTATTGTCCAGTCAATAAGTTTAAGGATAATCAATGTGGTCACAAAGACAAATACATATGTGGCAATCACAGCAATTGCCTGTATGCCGAGAAGTGGTGGATTTCCAAAAAATAGCCCATTTTTGCCAGCGGGGTTTATTGCGGTGGATGCAAAAAGTCCTGTAGCCAATGCACCCCATGTTCCACCCACACCATGAATCCCAAGGACATCAAGGGAATCATCATAGCCTAACCGTGGCTTGAGACTAACAGCTATATAACAGAAAATTCCTGCACCTATTCCGATCAGTACCGATGATAGGGGACTGACAAAACCAGCTGCAGGTGTAATCGCAACAAGTCCTGCTACTGCCCCACTGACTGTACCGAGTGCTGTAGGTTTGCTACGGTGTATCCATTCAGCAAAAAGCCAGCTCATTGCTGCGGCTCCTGTAGCGGTATTTGTTGTCACAAAGGCATTAGAGGCAAGTCCTCCTGATGTGAGGGCACTACCTGCATTAAAGCCAAACCAGCCAAACCATAGAAGTGCTGCCCCAAGTATGGTCATTGGTAAGTTATGGGGTGGCATCGGCTCAACACCATAACCCCGACGCTTCCCTATGACGATCACTGCTGTGATGGCGGCAATTGCAGAATTGATGTGAACAACAGTCCCACCTGCAAAGTCAAGGGCACCAAGTATACTTCCAATCCATCCACCTCCCCACACCCAGTGTGCCATTGGTGAATAGACAAATGTTAGCCAGAGAACCGAAAAAATGATTAACGCAGAAAACTTCATCCTTTCAGCAAAGGCTCCTGTAATAAGCGCAGGTGTTATTATCGCAAACATACCCTGAAACATCATGAACATCAGATGAGGAACGGTAGATGCCATTGGAGCTGGTTCCTGTCCGACACCTCTAAGCCAGAGCCATTCAAGACCACCGATGATACCACCTTTGTCAGGTCCAAAGGCAAGGGAATAACCCCAGAGAACCCATATCACGCTTACCAAGCAGAGAATCACAAAGCTGTGCATAATGGTTCCAAGTACATTCTTTCTTCTCACCATACCACCATAAAACAGGGCAAGCCCTGGAGTCATAAGCATAACAAGTGCAGTTGAGACAAGCATCCATGCTGTATCACCTGTGTCTATTTTCGGTGGAGCAGGCGCAGCAGGTGCCGCTTCTGCGGCAGGGGGAGCCTGCTCAGCTGCCACAGCGGTAAGAGGGGTAGATTGTGCCTGCTCTTCAGCATAAATAATGCTTGCGAAACCCAACAAACCAATTACTATTAATATGCTCACTAATCGTTTCATAATTTACCTCCATAAATTGGTGTATTATCGTTCTGTAATGATATTACCTGCTAAAACCTCATAGACAATCCATGATCCAGTGCCCATGCACTATTTTTGGGTGTCCTATCATAGAAACTGCCAGGTTTGAAATATCCATACTTTATTGAGTAGTCGAGTCCATCTGCTATAGCGTAATTAATGCTTAAATCATATTCATATCCAAGGTCTCTACTTGAACCTGTGGAGACATTTGCTATGTTAAGCGCCTTTGTCGCCCTCAGTTTAAATATATTTATCACTGCTGTGAGATTCTTCAAAAGGTCAGCAGTAATTCCGAATCTCCCGTATGTGGTATTTGATAGCCCAAAGTTTACTATCCAGTCCCCTCCTGTTGTACTATAGCCACTCTGCCCTACCCTGTTCTCATATATGAATGTGTATCTTGGGTCATCACCGAGAAAGGCCTGGAATGCCTCCATCTTATTGGTAGAGCCTGATTTATCACCTGAACCATATGCACCCTCAAGCTTTATTGTAAAGATATTAATCTTTTTGCTCAGACCAAGTAGTGCAGCCATACCACTATATTTTATGTTCTCTGTTGCGGAGATATTTGCATCCCTTGCTGCAACTGTGCCTAAGGATGCAGTGTTGTCTCCCTTACCGCTCTGGAGCTGAAGGTCTAAAGAATAACCAAGACCAATAAACTCTCCATCAGCGGTAATGCCGATGTTACTCAGAGTTGTGGTCTTTTTATATGCGGTAGTCGCCCTTCCTGAGTTCTGCTTCCTCAGTTGTGAGACATCAAGCCCTATCTTGTGATTCTCACCAAGTCTGTGGGTAATGACCCCTATATATCCATTGGTATCATCATTGATGTTAGATGTCCCCTCGTTTACTTTGATTGTAATTAACCGGATGTGGGTCTCTTTTGCAGGATCCATGAAAAAGACAATGGCATCATTACCATACTTCGTAGAGTCATAGAAGACGCCATTGCCAAGAATAAAGAGTTGATGACCAATCTTTAATCCAGATGGAAAGCCAAGCCCTCTCCCTGTATAGAGCATCCATGCCTGACGGAGAGATCCAAAATACCTTGATTGAACACCCTGATAGCCCTGATGTGATGTATCCCCTGCACCACTGATGCCCCATGTCGCAGTATCACTGCCTTCATGCTGCATCTCTATGAATGCCTTTAAATTCGGACTCACTGTTACATCAAGTTGCAGCCTCACTGTCTGTTCATAGTACTGCCCTTCACCATTTCTCCCTGGATTGAGTAGTCTTTTGTTAAGGTCAAAGTTGTGTCCCTGTCTTCCTGCTATAGACATCTCCCCTCCAAGTTTGATCTCAGCATAGATAACGGGGGGAGCTGAGAAAATAAATACAGCCAATAGAATTGATATAAAAATCTTCATCTTGCTGACCTCCTTTTTTTAAGTAAACCACCCCACCCAAAGGGTGGGGCTTTGTTAAAGGGAATAACTTTCATCTAACCTATTCATCCCCGCCCAAAGGGTGGGGCTTTCTGGTGGGGTGGTAAATTTTCCAAGTAAACCCCGTTAGAAGACTCCGCCTTCTAACGGAAAGGCTCACACGGGGCATTAACCCCGTGTTCGCTCAAAAAGGAAAATTATTTTCATCCCTACTGCAAGCAGCGGGGCATTCTAACGGGGTAAAATCTCATATCTTTTCCCACATCTTCAACCTTATCCTTCAGCGAACTCGGTTCTTCATTTCTAATATGCCAGAATCATGCCAATATATGTACCATTGATTTATAAGGAAATTTGAAGAAAACTGATGCTACATTTTTGTAAGTTGATACAATTTTGTAGATTTAAAATTGTAGGACTAAAAATTAACACCTTTTACTTTACTATCTTTGAACTAATAACGCAGCCTTCCTTTGTACCTTAGGCTTAATCCCAGTCTTCCCATTCTTGCTCTTATATCTCTCTGCGACTATCTGGTCGATCTTTGCCATATCCAGTTCAGGTGGGTTCGCACCTGCCTTAATAATCGCCTCCCTTGCCAACATCTCTGCCTGCCTGCCCTGGTCAAGGGCATCGCCCAGAACACGAAGGGCTTCGGGTGGATTATGGAAACCCATGCTGTTTTCAGCACCTATCCATGTATTCCGATAATATGCCTCCTCATATACCTCTTTTGCCTTTTTTATCAATGCCTTATCTGAGCGGGGATTCTTCTCTGCTAATTCGATCATCAAGGCTGCACGGGCAACCGAATAACCTGCCTTTGTAAACATATGATTCACCCTATCTTGGATATTTAATACCTGCTCCTTCATCCATTCAGGGCTCTGGTTGTGGCACTGCATACATGCCTTCATATTCTTTTTAAAAGGGCTTTCCCACCTGTGAGAAGAAATCTTCTCTTTACCAACTCTCTCGTAGGGCATATGGCAATCGGCACAGGCAAGTCCTGCTGCCC from Nitrospirota bacterium harbors:
- a CDS encoding nucleotidyltransferase family protein; its protein translation is MNRVNVFILSAGLGERLRPITDYIPKPLMPVLGKPVLQMLLEKVSSLPVNKIGINLHHKKNEIEEWIRKSTFIERIEFFHEETILGTGGALKNAEGFLSDSTFLVHNSDVLSDIDLDRVLESHLSSGNIGALAVHDYPEFNNVAIDEKGTFISKLKT
- a CDS encoding DUF1343 domain-containing protein, with the translated sequence MKRHPDIRIGLNLFEKAWPKRLKVSRVGLLVHPASINNRFEHAVNLFIKSRNFELKAIFGPQHGIHGETQDNMVEWRGFQDFRTGLPVYSLYSHTRKPEPSMLKDIDVIVVDLQDIGSRYYTFIWTMDLCMEACMEMTKSIVILDRPNPIGGTITEGPVLEAAFTSFVGRKPLPVRHGMTIGEIGSYLRNEFYPTLDFYVISMEGWNRKMWFDETGLPWVMPSPNIPTLDTATVYPGMCLLEGTCLSEGRGTTRPFEIFGAPFIDPERFARSLNAFRLLGVVFRPLYFQPTFQKHAGEICGGAQIHVTNRDRFKSFKIGVAVLKAVHDLYPEKIIWRQPPYEYETEKMPIDILSGTDRLRRDIERGEDLNRMEKWWEEQRQEYQKIRRRYLIYK
- a CDS encoding YdcF family protein, with protein sequence MFFTLSKIIGWLIYPLSITFILLLIALLGLLRKKRKTSRIFLISAISILYLFSIKPIASFLLYPLENMHINPSDQYPKADAIVVLSPGIRYSKYPSMEVELDFGSNRILKAVRLFKDGAAPLILMSGGSGELFSQRKADAHAMKSLAIEFGVPENRILVETQSRNTYENALYSKEILKDMGVKTIILVTSAFHMPRAVAVFKKIGIEPIPAVTDFQSPRKEFDIFCIVPDASNLNRSSLAIKEYAGLLIYRLKGWL
- the glnA gene encoding type I glutamate--ammonia ligase, yielding MTPKEVIEFAKKNNAVMIDLKFMDFPGLWQHFSVPISELTEDAFENGLGFDGSSIRGWQAIHMSDMLVIPDPTTAIMDPFTKHPTLSLICSVVDPITREQYTRDPRFVAQKAEAYMKSTKIADTAYFGPEAEFFIFDDVRFDQTANNGYYFIDSVEGIWNSGKEENPNLGYKPRHKEGYFPVPPMDKLQDIRTEMVLEMEKVGIVVECQHHEVATAGQAEIDMRFEPLVKMADQLMMYKYIIKNVAQRHGKTVTLMPKPLFADNGSGMHTHQSLWKNGKPLFAGDGYAGLSQLALYYIGGILKHAPSLAAFVAPTTNSYKRLVPGYEAPINLAYSSRNRSAGVRIPMYSPSPKAKRVEVRFPDPSCNPYLAFAAMLMAGLDGVENKIDPGEPLDKDIYELGPEELANVPSLPGSLEEALNCLEKDHDYLMKGDVFTDDVIETWLNYKRTREVDALRLRPHPYEFFLYYDI
- a CDS encoding P-II family nitrogen regulator produces the protein MRKIEAIIKPFKLDEVKDALNDIGIQGMTVTEVKGFGRQKGHTELYRGAEYEVVFLPKVKIEVVVSDSHAEKAVNTIIEKAKTGRIGDGKVFVTPVEDVIRIRTGERGEEAI
- a CDS encoding ammonium transporter, whose amino-acid sequence is MKRLVSILIVIGLLGFASIIYAEEQAQSTPLTAVAAEQAPPAAEAAPAAPAPPKIDTGDTAWMLVSTALVMLMTPGLALFYGGMVRRKNVLGTIMHSFVILCLVSVIWVLWGYSLAFGPDKGGIIGGLEWLWLRGVGQEPAPMASTVPHLMFMMFQGMFAIITPALITGAFAERMKFSALIIFSVLWLTFVYSPMAHWVWGGGWIGSILGALDFAGGTVVHINSAIAAITAVIVIGKRRGYGVEPMPPHNLPMTILGAALLWFGWFGFNAGSALTSGGLASNAFVTTNTATGAAAMSWLFAEWIHRSKPTALGTVSGAVAGLVAITPAAGFVSPLSSVLIGIGAGIFCYIAVSLKPRLGYDDSLDVLGIHGVGGTWGALATGLFASTAINPAGKNGLFFGNPPLLGIQAIAVIATYVFVFVTTLIILKLIDWTIGLRVSEEDEVTGLDLTLHGESGYNLGVGGGPSVREGK
- a CDS encoding alginate export family protein, with the protein product MKIFISILLAVFIFSAPPVIYAEIKLGGEMSIAGRQGHNFDLNKRLLNPGRNGEGQYYEQTVRLQLDVTVSPNLKAFIEMQHEGSDTATWGISGAGDTSHQGYQGVQSRYFGSLRQAWMLYTGRGLGFPSGLKIGHQLFILGNGVFYDSTKYGNDAIVFFMDPAKETHIRLITIKVNEGTSNINDDTNGYIGVITHRLGENHKIGLDVSQLRKQNSGRATTAYKKTTTLSNIGITADGEFIGLGYSLDLQLQSGKGDNTASLGTVAARDANISATENIKYSGMAALLGLSKKINIFTIKLEGAYGSGDKSGSTNKMEAFQAFLGDDPRYTFIYENRVGQSGYSTTGGDWIVNFGLSNTTYGRFGITADLLKNLTAVINIFKLRATKALNIANVSTGSSRDLGYEYDLSINYAIADGLDYSIKYGYFKPGSFYDRTPKNSAWALDHGLSMRF